The sequence gAAATCAAACATAACATATTTATTCAAGTGAatcaatcaagcacataaataGAAAGCTAAATACCTTCGACTTCGATGCCAACGCCATAGTCATATTGTTATGTATCTGTTTCTCTCTTCACTTCTATTTCTCCCGAGCgccaaaataaaaatgagaaatgtGTGAATGAAAGAATGCTGATTGAGTAGTAATATAACATGATGGACCGGGTCATTCGGGTCGGACAGCCCAACAATACAAATTCAAAAAAGTTTGAACCGCTATTTACATATATGCGATTGTTTTTTTTAGCTCCACATATATGCTATTGTTGTTGTGGTTTCTAAATTGTTCACGATGTGATAGATAGTGAGGTATTTAAATTGATAGTGTGATTTTCAAAAACAGAATATTATGGTGTTAAGGTGTTTAgttttatgtgcttgattgatTCATTAGAATAAATATGTTCTGATTGgttttatttttgattaattATGTTCTGATTGGTTTTACTTTTGAATAAATATGTTATGATTGATCTCATAGATCGTGAGATTTATAAATTGATATTGTGATTTCTAAATCAAAGTGCAGTATAACGTAAACCTATTAATTATAATTCGTTATTTTCTCAATGTGCGTGAAAATAATCTAGTTTTAGAATTAGGATTGCAATTTCCTAATTCATCTAAATCTTACATGCATCTTTTACTTTGATGAAGAAGCTTGTCACTCCGAAGCTTGTCACTCCAAGTTTGAAATTGGTAATGCATATCTATTTGTAATTTCTGTTGTgttgttttaaatttatgtttatttgcTGTTTAGTCAATGTGCTGAACTTATGTTTTTTATAATATAGGTTCATCATGCTCAATATGTTGAGCAACTTCAACATATCAAAGTTCTCTATACGTCATCTCTCTCTAATAACAGTACTATAGTTCAGACATCTCTTGATCAGTGGAGTACTTCTCAGAAAAAACTCTATTCTTCctattttgattttcacttaGTCAACACGATTATTCCACTATTTGAAATGGTATGATTTTCTAAGtaacttatttgttttatttttgtttgtattCTATTTTTTGTTACTTCACTTACTTGTTCTTATTAATTTGTAGGTTTATGCTTTGTGTGGTTGTAAACTGGACGAAGTATTTGCTATTCTTAATGATCCTTCATATGTCTGTCGTATGCTATCAAGGGAAAAATACCTTTTGACTGTGGGATCAATTGGAAGTGTATGCGCCATTGGTTATGTTAGAGCTTTTTTGGAGAAATTTGAGCAACTCCCTAAGTCTTATGGGAAGAAAACATTTGATTTTGTAAGTATTAATTTGCATATTTTTCATGTGGTCTTTATGTTTAATTACATGATAGTTTTCATTATTTTGCTTATGTttaattttctttgttttgcAGTGTGAGCAGCGTGGTCTTAAGCTCTTTATGGAGTTTACCGGATTGACCAAACGATTTGCTGCGAAGGGGAAGACTGATAATCCTAAGAAGGATCTTGGTAAGGGGGCGACTGCTGATGAGGGTAAAGATGTTGGAAATTCTGCTCTTGAGAAGGATCTTGGTAAGGGGGCTGCTCCTGATGAGGGTAAAGATGTCGGAAATTCTGCTCTTGAGAAGTATCTTGGTAAGGGGGCTGCTGTTGATGAGGGTACTGATGTTGGAAAGTCTACTGTTTGATGCTGCTGAGACTGTAAGGGTTCTTCTTGAGAAGAAGAACAACAATGGTGGGATTAAGGTAGTTGTCAATATCTTCATTGCAGTTGTTGGAAATAATATTTCCAACTAGAAATGATGTTAGGCTAATAGAATTTCTGATGAGGGTAGTGATGTTGTTGACTGTTGATGCTACTGAGACTGGCTgtggaaataatatttctaataTTTCCAACTAGAAATGATGTATAGGCAAATAGGATTTGCATAGAGAATATAGAGAATATGAAATGATATCAATTTATATTCAAATATTGTTATGTATATGAGCAGACACAAATGTATGTggagttaaaaaaaaaacaatcgcatatatataaatagcaGTTCAAACTTTTTTGAATTTGTATTGTTGGACTGTTCGACCCGAATGACCCGGCCCATCATGTTCTATTATATTACTACTCAATCAACATTCTTTCATTCATTcgtttctcattttctttttggcGCGCGGGAGAAACAGAAGTGAAGCGAGAAACAGATACATAATATTATGGCTATGGCGTTGGCGTCGAAGTCAAAGGTATTTAGCTTTCtatttatgtgcttgattgatTCACTTGAATAAATATGTTCTGCTTTGATTTCGTTTTTGAATATATATGTTATTGTTGATTTGATAAATAGTGAGGTTTCTAAATTGATAGTGTGATTTCCAGAAACTTGCTTTGAAGTTATTTAGTTTTCTgttttatgtgcttgattggaAATCACACTATCAATTTAGAAACCTCACTATTTATCAAATCAacaataacatatatatatatatatatatatatatatatatatatatatatatataaaaacgaAATCAAACAGAACATATTTATTCAAGTGAatcaatcaagcacataaataGAAAGCTAAATACCTTCGACTTCGATGCCAACACCATAGTCATATTGTTATGTATCTGTTTCTCTCTTCACTTCTATTTCTCCCGAGCgccaaaataaaaatgagaaatgtGTGAATGAAAGAATGCTGATTGAGTAGTAATATAACATGATGGACCGGGTCATTCGGGTCGGACAGCCCAACAATACAAATTCAAAAAAGTTTGAACCGCTATTTACATATATGCGATTGTTTTTTTTAGCTCCACATATATGCTATTGTTGTTGTGGTTTCTAAATTGTTCACGATGTGATAGATAGTGAGGTATTTAAATTGATAGTGTGATTTTCAAAAACAGAATATTATGGTGTTAAGGTGTTTAgttttatgtgcttgattgatTCATTAGAATAAATATGTTCTGATTGgttttatttttgattaattATGTTCTGATTGGTTTTACTTTTGAATAAATATGTTATGATTGATCTCATAGATCGTGAGATTTATAAATTGATATTGTGATTTCTAAATCAAAGTGCAGTATAACGTAAACCTATTAATTATAATTCGTTATTTTCTCAATGTGCGTGAAAATAATCTAGTTTTAGAATTAGGATTGCAATTTCCTAATTCATCTAAATCTTACATGCATCTTTTACTTTGATGAAGAAGCTTGTCACTCCGAAGCTTGTCACTCCGAAGCTTGTCACTCCAAGTTTGGAATTGGTAACGCATATCTATTTGTAATTTCTGTTGTgttgttttaaatttatgtttatttgcTGTTTAGTCAATGTGCTGAACTTATGTTTTTTATAATATAGGTTCATCATGCTCAATATGTTGAGCAACTTCAACATATCAAAGTTCTCTATACGTCATCTCTCTCTAATAACAGTACTATAGCTCAGACATCTCTTGATCAGTGGAGTACTTCTCAGAAAAAACTCTATTCTTCttattttgattttcacttaGTCAACACGATTATTCCACTATTTGAAATGGTATGATTTTCTAAGtaacttatttgttttatttttgtttgtattCTATTTTTTGTTACTTCACTTACTTGTTCTTATTAATTTGTAGGTTTATGCTTTGTGTGGTTGTAAACTGGACGAAGTATTTGCTATTCTTAATGATCCTTCATATGTCTGTCGTACTCGTATGCTATCAATGGAAAAATACCTTTTGACTGTGGGATCAATTGGAAGTGTATGCGCCATTGGTTATGTTAGAGCTTTTTTGGAGAAATTTGAGCAACTCCCTGAGTCTTATGGGAAGAAAACATTTGATTTTGTAAGTATTAATTTGCATATTTTGCATGTGGTCTTTATGTTTAATTACATGATAGTTTTCATTATTTTGCTTATGTttaattttctttgttttgcAGTGTGAGCAGCGTGGTCTTAAGCTCTTTATGGAGTTTACCGGATTGACCAAACGATTTGCTGCGAAGGGAAAGACTGATAATCCTAAGAAGGATCTTGGTAAGGGGGCGACTGCTGATGAGGGTAAAGATGTTGGAAATTCTGCTCTTGAGAAGGATCTTGGTAAGGGGGCTGCTCTCGATGAGGGTAAAGATGTTGGAAATTCTGCTCTTGAGAAGGATCTTGGTAAGGGGGCTGCTCCTGATGAGGGTAAAGATGTTGAAAATTCTGCTCTTGAGAAGTATCTTGGTAAGGGGGCTGCTGTTGATGAGGGTACTGATGTTGGAAAGTCTACTGTTGATGCTGCTGAGACTGTAAGGGTTCTTCTTGAGAAGAAGAACAACAATGGTGGGATTAAGGTAGTTGTCAATATCTTCACTGCAGTTGTTGGAAATAATATTTCCAACTAGAAATGATGTTAGGCTAATAGAATTTCTGATGAGGGTAGTGATATTGTTGACAGTTGATGCTACTGAGACTGGCTgtggaaataatatttctaataTTTCCAACTAGAAATGATGTATAGGCAAATAGGATTTGCATAGAGAATATAGAGAATATGAAATGATATCAATTTATATTCAAATATTGTTGTGTATATGAGCAGACACAAATGTATGtggagttaaaaaaaaaaacaatcgcatatatataaatagcaGTTCAAACTTTTTTGAATTTGTATTGTTGGACTGTTCGACCCGAATGACCCGGCCCATCATGTTCTATTATATTAATACTCAATCAACATTCTTTCATTCATTcgtttctcattttctttttggcGCGCGGGAGAAACAGAAGTGAAGCGAGAAACAGATACATAATATTATGGCTATGGCGTTGGCGTGGAAGTCAAAGGTATTTAGCTTTCtatttatgtgcttgattgatTCACTTGAATAAATATGTTCTGTTTGATTTCGTTTTTGAATATATATGTTATTGTTGATTTGATAAATAGTGAGGTTTCTAAATTGATAGTGTGATTTCCAGACACTTGCTTTGAAGTTATTTAGTTTTCTgttttatgtgcttgattggaAATCACACTATCAATTTAGAAACCTCACTATTTATCAAATCAacaataacatatatatatatatatatatatatatatatatatatatatatattcaaatacgAAATCAAACAGAACATATTTATTCAAGTGTAatcaatcaagcacataaataGAAAGCTAAATACCTTCGACTTCGATGCCAACACCATAGTCATATTGTTATGTATCTGTTTCTCTCTTCACTTCTATTTCTCCCGAGCgccaaaataaaaatgagaaatgtGTGAATGAAAGAATGCTGATTGAGTAGTAATATAACATGATGGACCGGGTCATTCGAGTCGGACAGCCCAACAATACAAATTCAAAAAAGTTTGAACCGCTATTTACATATATGCGATTGTTTTTTTTAGCTCCACATATATGCTATTGTTGTTGTGGTTTCTAAATTGTTCACGATGTGATAGATAGTGAGGTATTTAAATTGATAGTGTGATTTCCAAAAATAGAATATTATGGTGTTAAGGTGTTTAgttttatgtgcttgattgatTCATTAGAATAAATATGTTCTGATTGgttttatttttgattaattATGTTCTGATTGGTTTTACTTTTGAATAAATATGTTATGATTGATCTCATAGATCGTGAGATTTATAAATTGATATTGTGATTTCTAAATCAAAGTGCAGTATAACGTAAACCTATTAATTATAATTCGTTATTTTCTCAATGTGCGTGAAAATAATCTAGTTTTAGAATTAGGATTGCAATTTCCTAATTCATCTAAATCTTACATGCATCTTTTACTTTGATGAAGAAGCTTGTCACTCCGAAGCTTGTCACTCCAAGTTTGGAATTGATAATGCATATCTATTTGTAATTTCTGTTGTgttgttttaaatttatgtttatttgcTGTTTAGTCAATGTGTTGAACTTATGTTTTTTATAATATAGGTTCATCATGCTCAATATGTTGAGCAACTTCAACATATCAAAGTTCTCTATACGTCATCTCTCTCTAATAACAGTACTATAGCTCAGACATCTCTTAATCAGTGGAGTACTTCTCAGAAAAAACTctattattcttattttgattttcacttaGTCAACACGATTATTCCACTATTTGAAATGGTATGTTTTTCTAAGtaacttatttgttttatttttgtttgtattCTATTTTTTGTTACTTCACTTACTTGTTCTTATTAATTTGTAGGTTTATGCTTTGTGTGGTTGTAAACTGGACGAAGTATTTGCTATTCTTAATGATCCTTCATATGTCTGTCGTACTCGTATGCTATCAATGGAAAAATACCTTTTGACTGTGGGATCAATTGGAAGTGTATGCGCCATTGGTTATGTTAGAGCTTTTTTGGAGAAATTTGAGCAACTCCCTGAGTCTTATGGGAAGAAAACATTTGATTTTGTAAGTattaatatgcatatttttcATGTGGTCTTTATGTTTAATTACATGATAGTTTTCATTATTTTGCTTATGTttaattttctttgttttgcAGTGTGAGCAGCGTGGTCTTAAGCTCTTTATGGAGTTTACCGGATTGACCAAACGATTTGCTGCGAAGGGGAAGACTGATAATCCTAAGAAGGATCTTGGTAAGGGGGCGACTGCTGATGATGGTAAAGATGTTGGAAATTCTGCTCTTGAGAAGGATCTTGGTAAGGGGGCTGCTCTTGATGAGGGTAAAGATGTTGGAAAttctactcttgagaagtatctTGGTAAGGGGGCTGCTGTTGATGAGGGTACTGATGTTGGAAAGTCTACTGTTGATGCTGCTGACACTGTAAGTGTTCTTCTTGAGAAGAAGAACAACAATGGTGGGATTAAGGTAGTTGTCAATATCTTCACTGCAGACTGATAATCCTAAGAAGGATCTTGGTAAGGGGGCGACTGCTGATGATGGTAAAGATGTTGGAAATTCTGCTCTTGAGAAGGATCTTGGTAAGGGGGCTGCTCTTGATGAGGGTAAAGATGTTGGAAATTCTGCTCTTGAGAAGTATCTTGGTAAGGGGGCTGCTGTTGATGAGGGTACTGATGTTGGAAAGTCTACTGTTGATGCTGCTGAGACTGTAAGGGTTCTTCTTGAGAAGAAGAACAACAATGGTGGGATTAAGGTAGTTGTCAATATCTTCACTGCAGTTGTTTGAAATAATATTTGCCAACTAGAAATGATGTTAGGCTAATAGAATTTCTGATTAGGGTAGTGATGTTGTTGACTGTTGATGCTACTGAGACTGGCTgtggaaataatatttctaataTTTCCAACTAGAAATGATGTATAGGCAAATAGGATTTGCATAGAGAATATAGAGAATATGAAATGATATCAGTTTATATTCAAATATTGTTGTGTATATGAGCAGACACAAATGTACAAGTCTAATTGAGATGATTTTTGTTAAGTTTGTTTACATGTTATTTTGTTTCAAGAATTTGAGATTTCTATTCTCATTTAAAACGCAAACTGATATATATAGCAACTCATTGTAAGTCATTTAGCAATTCAATTAAGTTTGGTTTAAGTAATTTATACTTTTTAATGaatgtctttttatattatactaatatttttataacttaATAGATAATgttgataattttttaaacttatataaGAGAAATCTCATTAATACTATAATTGTTTAAATAAAGGTGACTTTTTTATAGTTGTATGTAAGTTAAATCAATGACCAATatcaattaacaacatatttttatcaactatcattattagctagttaaaatgtccatcaaaatattcatctgtttttattttaggtttctattaagaaagaaaaattttctaaaactttttttatgcatattagtaaaaaagattttctagaatttttattatttgatgcaTAATATACAACTCTAAATTTTTTCAAAAGACTTCATTCGTCCCAGTTATATAGGCTGATTGAATTCTacacaattattaagaaaatcattgtaaaagaaaattatacaagaTTTATTATTTGACAATACATTAATGCTAGAGTGAATCAAAGAATTAAATTAACGCGTATCAGGACAATAAAGATGAGAAgaagtttgatgattgttttgagcACACTAAAATTTATACTCTTTTGTCGTgtgaatttatgatttttttaaagataaatttgaagctaaaatgaattaatttttttaattgaatatataaattgaatgag comes from Salvia miltiorrhiza cultivar Shanhuang (shh) chromosome 3, IMPLAD_Smil_shh, whole genome shotgun sequence and encodes:
- the LOC131018769 gene encoding uncharacterized protein LOC131018769 yields the protein MKKLVTPKLVTPKLVTPSLELVHHAQYVEQLQHIKVLYTSSLSNNSTIAQTSLDQWSTSQKKLYSSYFDFHLVNTIIPLFEMVYALCGCKLDEVFAILNDPSYVCRTRMLSMEKYLLTVGSIGSVCAIGYVRAFLEKFEQLPESYGKKTFDFCEQRGLKLFMEFTGLTKRFAAKGKTDNPKKDLGKGATADEGKDVGNSALEKDLGKGAALDEGKDVGNSALEKDLGKGAAPDEGKDVENSALEKYLGKGAAVDEGTDVGKSTVDAAETVRVLLEKKNNNGGIKVVVNIFTAVVGNNISN
- the LOC131018768 gene encoding uncharacterized protein LOC131018768 translates to MKKLVTPKLVTPSLKLVHHAQYVEQLQHIKVLYTSSLSNNSTIVQTSLDQWSTSQKKLYSSYFDFHLVNTIIPLFEMVYALCGCKLDEVFAILNDPSYVCRMLSREKYLLTVGSIGSVCAIGYVRAFLEKFEQLPKSYGKKTFDFCEQRGLKLFMEFTGLTKRFAAKGKTDNPKKDLGKGATADEGKDVGNSALEKDLGKGAAPDEGKDVGNSALEKYLGKGAAVDEGTDVGKSTV